A single genomic interval of Arthrobacter sp. NicSoilB8 harbors:
- a CDS encoding GNAT family N-acetyltransferase, producing MTNWRIRDFHSADLDGILHLWESLKESNVEPVYALSEVLASCEKDHAVVAVQGEQVVGAAVGRAAHDQGWIVFLATLPEFRGRGIGTSLLAAVENRMAPHGLNKLSALMPESETRVEAFLGRGFVLKKNLRYFERKIPVQRQELEPLSLLGGRILARDLWENVAGMRREKELLERRLVLPLAEADLADEYGVVPPRAVVLFGPPGTGKTTFAKAIASRLEWPFVEVFPSRLAADPQGLAGALRETFLEIAELEHAVVFIDEVEEIASQRSGEPPSPLQGVTNELLKIIPAFREQPGRILVCATNFIRALDSAFLRHGRFDYVIPIGLPDRQAREAMWQRFIPAAVVDDVDVELLVDRTEGFSPADIEYAARSASQRALEKAVYDDGGAASGGDPASRAAVRKGPSTQDYLDAIRDTRTTVSDEVHQEFLEDIDALGRV from the coding sequence ATGACCAACTGGCGGATCAGGGACTTCCACTCGGCCGATCTTGACGGCATCCTGCACCTCTGGGAATCCCTCAAGGAATCGAACGTGGAGCCCGTGTACGCGCTCTCCGAAGTCCTGGCCTCGTGCGAAAAGGACCACGCCGTGGTGGCAGTGCAGGGCGAGCAGGTGGTGGGCGCCGCGGTCGGACGCGCCGCCCATGACCAGGGCTGGATCGTTTTCCTGGCCACGCTGCCCGAGTTCCGGGGCCGCGGGATCGGCACGTCGCTGCTGGCCGCCGTCGAGAACCGGATGGCGCCGCACGGGCTCAACAAGCTCTCCGCGCTGATGCCCGAATCCGAAACCCGGGTGGAGGCGTTCCTGGGCCGCGGCTTCGTGCTGAAGAAAAACCTGCGCTACTTCGAACGGAAGATCCCGGTCCAGCGCCAGGAGCTTGAGCCGCTCAGCCTGCTCGGCGGCCGCATCCTGGCCCGCGACCTGTGGGAAAACGTGGCCGGCATGCGCCGCGAAAAGGAACTGCTGGAACGCCGGCTGGTCCTGCCGCTGGCCGAGGCCGACCTCGCCGACGAATACGGCGTGGTGCCCCCGCGCGCCGTCGTCCTCTTTGGACCGCCCGGTACCGGCAAGACGACGTTTGCCAAAGCGATCGCGTCCCGGCTGGAATGGCCGTTCGTGGAGGTCTTCCCGTCCCGGCTAGCCGCCGACCCGCAGGGCCTGGCCGGGGCGCTGCGCGAGACCTTCCTGGAGATCGCCGAGCTGGAGCACGCAGTGGTCTTCATCGACGAGGTCGAGGAAATCGCCTCGCAGCGCTCGGGTGAACCGCCCTCTCCCCTGCAGGGCGTCACCAACGAGCTTCTGAAAATCATTCCCGCGTTCCGCGAACAGCCCGGCCGGATCCTGGTCTGCGCCACGAACTTCATCCGCGCCCTGGATTCTGCCTTCCTGCGGCATGGCCGGTTCGATTACGTCATCCCGATCGGCCTGCCGGACCGGCAGGCCCGCGAGGCCATGTGGCAGCGCTTCATCCCCGCCGCCGTGGTGGACGACGTCGACGTCGAACTCCTGGTGGACCGCACCGAGGGCTTCTCCCCCGCGGACATCGAGTATGCGGCCCGCAGCGCCTCCCAGCGGGCGCTGGAAAAGGCGGTGTACGACGACGGCGGTGCCGCGTCCGGGGGCGACCCCGCCTCGCGCGCGGCCGTCCGCAAAGGCCCCTCGACCCAGGACTACCTCGACGCCATCCGGGACACCCGGACGACGGTCAGCGACGAGGTGCATCAGGAGTTCCTCGAGGACATCGACGCCTTGGGCCGGGTGTAG